From the genome of Turicibacter faecis, one region includes:
- a CDS encoding polymer-forming cytoskeletal protein, translated as MARKIMIYGDGSVSGGEVSKVRVFGDGTIQTDVVADSIKVYGTAMFNGKVEAEEIKILGEALFNGQVKAKKMSVYGTATFEQEVTMNRLSVYGMVQLSKDAVIEKLKNMGYIQINERLKGRKIKSYGSITGRGRLQTETLLSKGVLQLEGDIEGEELIFKGGVCQAALVNGENVVIEVATICQCHSIGATNLTIKKAAFKSNQRALMVAEEIEGDQLNLRCIRAKVVRGDVIKLGDHSTIDRLEYRTLVASPSKTISVSQSVRS; from the coding sequence ATGGCTAGAAAAATAATGATTTATGGGGATGGATCCGTTTCGGGTGGAGAAGTGTCGAAGGTACGCGTGTTTGGTGACGGAACGATTCAGACTGACGTTGTAGCTGATTCCATTAAAGTTTACGGCACGGCAATGTTTAATGGAAAGGTGGAAGCAGAAGAAATTAAAATTTTAGGTGAGGCACTGTTTAATGGACAGGTGAAAGCGAAGAAAATGAGTGTTTATGGGACTGCTACCTTTGAACAGGAGGTCACCATGAACCGATTAAGTGTTTATGGAATGGTTCAATTATCGAAAGATGCGGTTATTGAGAAGCTAAAAAATATGGGCTATATTCAAATAAATGAGCGCTTAAAAGGGCGAAAAATAAAAAGTTACGGAAGTATAACTGGAAGGGGCCGATTACAGACGGAGACGCTATTATCTAAAGGGGTATTACAACTTGAAGGTGATATTGAAGGAGAGGAGTTAATCTTCAAAGGTGGTGTGTGTCAGGCTGCACTCGTAAATGGTGAAAATGTTGTGATAGAAGTTGCTACTATTTGTCAGTGTCACAGTATTGGGGCTACGAATTTAACCATCAAAAAAGCCGCCTTTAAATCTAATCAACGGGCCCTTATGGTCGCAGAAGAAATTGAGGGTGACCAGTTAAATTTAAGATGTATTCGAGCGAAGGTCGTCCGCGGAGATGTGATTAAACTAGGGGATCATTCTACGATTGACCGGTTAGAATATCGGACGCTAGTAGCCAGTCCATCCAAAACCATTTCGGTTTCACAATCTGTTAGAAGTTAG
- a CDS encoding DUF4004 family protein codes for METALISKKELLQTMNISYGQLYRWKRKKLIPEEWFIKKSVSTGQETFFPREQVLERISKIIELKDQVSLDELSDVFSPKDEEISLELERLLDKQIITLQGVALFERMLEGSADLSDLKQVLMVKIVDHQVVSGNLTFDEGKLLWQFLDKHYQRLNREESCILLIRHLGLPFVVGALNREMVIIDEGDKVVLEVELLKEIGKIKLALLG; via the coding sequence GTGGAAACAGCATTAATCTCAAAAAAAGAGTTATTACAGACGATGAATATCTCATATGGACAACTTTATCGATGGAAGCGTAAAAAACTTATTCCGGAGGAATGGTTTATTAAAAAGTCCGTTTCAACTGGGCAGGAAACCTTTTTTCCCCGTGAACAGGTGCTCGAGAGAATCAGTAAGATTATCGAGTTAAAGGACCAAGTCTCGCTTGATGAATTGTCCGATGTCTTTTCACCAAAAGATGAAGAAATTTCTCTAGAACTAGAACGATTACTTGATAAACAGATTATTACGTTGCAGGGGGTGGCATTGTTTGAACGAATGTTAGAGGGGAGCGCCGATCTATCAGACTTGAAACAGGTGTTAATGGTGAAGATTGTCGATCACCAAGTCGTTAGCGGGAATCTTACGTTTGATGAGGGGAAGTTGCTTTGGCAATTTTTAGATAAGCATTATCAACGCTTAAATAGGGAAGAGTCATGCATATTGTTGATTCGCCATTTAGGATTACCCTTTGTGGTAGGGGCTTTAAATCGGGAGATGGTCATTATTGATGAAGGTGACAAAGTTGTTTTAGAGGTTGAGTTATTAAAAGAGATTGGGAAAATAAAATTAGCCTTATTGGGTTAA
- a CDS encoding ATP-binding protein has protein sequence MKRLSVIKNSIKMIFIFLIGLVLSFLFDYLGFNEANIILVFTLSVLLTAQFTDFFIYSFISSLIVVPCFNFFFIEPRYSFNVYDADYLITFFIMLMVTLMASILTNRIKRIAAVAKVRENRMKFLYESNKHLLLVQGQEPIVNESVKNLARILKRDVAISRCDENHQLLPLQNYSYSLKEEASLFLKSLSTEEMAKVISSDHDGLDPNLQIYYYPILGKNDTLGVIAISLINKDKLDENEMTLLQSLSTQIAFALERERLYEQHKQANLEAERERLRGNLLRSISHDLKTPLTSILGSTSTLIQNNHIITEEIRLELLNNIYDETTWLQRSIENILSMTKIDEGRLELDKHPELLEELITEAVTRIQRFHPQVKIVVDIEEEMVFLNVDAVLIETVLVNLLDNAVHFSKENPVITVRAYPVGKDVCFQVIDEGRGISEEDLPFIFDRFYTKGQGGVSHKKGIGLGLTICKSIVQAHHGTITVFNNVLNGCTFEFLIPMDYENGALSSV, from the coding sequence TTGAAAAGGTTATCTGTTATTAAAAATAGTATAAAAATGATTTTTATTTTCTTAATCGGTTTAGTTCTTTCGTTTCTGTTTGATTATCTTGGATTTAATGAGGCGAATATTATTCTTGTTTTTACCTTATCTGTTTTATTGACAGCGCAATTTACCGATTTTTTTATCTATAGTTTTATTTCTTCCCTGATCGTCGTGCCCTGTTTTAATTTCTTTTTTATTGAACCACGGTATTCGTTTAATGTTTATGATGCGGATTACCTCATTACTTTTTTCATTATGTTGATGGTGACCCTTATGGCCAGTATACTTACCAATCGTATTAAACGGATTGCAGCGGTGGCAAAGGTAAGAGAAAATCGAATGAAATTTTTATATGAAAGTAATAAACACTTATTACTCGTTCAGGGTCAGGAACCAATTGTAAATGAAAGCGTGAAAAATTTAGCTCGTATTTTAAAAAGAGATGTGGCGATTTCTCGCTGTGATGAAAATCATCAATTATTACCGCTTCAAAATTATAGTTATTCATTGAAAGAAGAGGCTTCCTTGTTTTTAAAGAGTCTCTCTACCGAAGAAATGGCAAAGGTAATTTCCTCCGATCATGATGGGTTAGATCCAAACTTACAAATTTACTACTATCCGATTCTGGGAAAAAATGATACACTCGGTGTGATTGCGATTTCACTTATAAATAAGGATAAACTTGATGAAAATGAAATGACATTACTTCAATCCTTGTCAACTCAAATCGCTTTTGCTCTTGAAAGAGAACGATTATACGAGCAACATAAACAGGCTAATTTAGAGGCCGAACGCGAGCGCCTAAGAGGAAACTTACTTCGTTCAATTTCACACGATTTAAAAACACCGCTGACGAGTATTTTAGGGTCTACTTCAACTCTTATTCAAAACAATCACATCATTACCGAGGAAATTCGCTTAGAGTTGTTAAATAATATTTATGATGAGACCACTTGGCTTCAACGGTCGATTGAAAATATTTTAAGTATGACAAAGATTGACGAGGGAAGATTAGAATTAGATAAACATCCGGAATTATTAGAGGAATTGATTACCGAGGCAGTGACACGAATTCAACGCTTCCATCCGCAGGTTAAGATTGTGGTCGATATTGAAGAAGAGATGGTTTTCCTAAATGTTGATGCCGTATTAATTGAAACGGTTCTTGTCAATTTACTCGATAATGCCGTCCATTTTTCAAAGGAGAATCCGGTTATTACTGTTAGAGCCTATCCAGTTGGGAAGGATGTCTGTTTTCAAGTAATTGATGAAGGAAGAGGAATTTCAGAAGAAGATCTTCCGTTTATTTTTGATCGATTTTATACAAAAGGGCAAGGGGGAGTATCGCATAAAAAAGGAATTGGCTTAGGGCTTACGATTTGTAAATCAATTGTGCAAGCCCATCATGGGACAATAACGGTCTTTAATAATGTGCTTAATGGATGTACGTTTGAATTTTTGATTCCAATGGATTATGAGAATGGGGCACTATCGAGCGTATAA
- a CDS encoding response regulator transcription factor yields the protein MMMEIKPLILIVEDDKSIAKFVKVSMEAQGYKCIETTTGQGALALVFSSNPDVIILDLGLPDMDGLEIIEKIRPLTHAKIIVVSAHGHERIKVEALDTGADDYLTKPFNVSELLARVRVALRQLKQVHVLGQMAQMQEEATSFKVGDLLIDFDKRKVVIREEEVHLTPIEFKLIELMAKHAGRVLTHRFMIHEIWGGYGENETQSLRVFMANIRRKIELEPTHPRYIITEVGVGYRLVDE from the coding sequence ATGATGATGGAGATTAAGCCGTTGATTTTAATCGTAGAAGATGATAAATCAATTGCTAAGTTTGTGAAGGTGTCGATGGAGGCACAGGGATATAAATGTATTGAAACAACAACGGGTCAAGGTGCATTGGCCTTAGTCTTTTCAAGTAATCCTGATGTCATCATTTTAGATTTAGGACTACCGGATATGGATGGGCTTGAAATTATTGAAAAGATTCGTCCGCTCACTCATGCGAAGATTATTGTCGTTTCGGCACATGGACATGAACGAATTAAAGTTGAAGCGTTGGATACAGGGGCAGATGATTATTTAACAAAACCGTTTAATGTTTCAGAATTATTAGCCCGTGTTCGTGTTGCTTTACGCCAATTAAAACAAGTTCACGTATTAGGTCAGATGGCCCAAATGCAGGAGGAAGCCACTTCTTTTAAAGTGGGCGATTTGTTAATCGACTTTGATAAACGCAAAGTGGTGATTCGTGAGGAAGAGGTCCATTTAACCCCTATTGAATTTAAACTGATTGAATTAATGGCGAAGCATGCTGGCCGCGTATTAACTCATCGATTTATGATTCATGAGATATGGGGTGGTTATGGAGAGAATGAAACACAGTCTTTACGCGTATTTATGGCAAATATCAGAAGAAAAATTGAACTAGAGCCGACGCATCCGCGTTATATCATTACGGAAGTTGGGGTTGGTTATCGTTTAGTGGATGAATAA
- a CDS encoding potassium channel family protein: MRLKKKNYIVIVGCSQFGATIASTFSQQGCDVVVIDQNDMAFRKLEYGFSGYKVIKDGTDVEVLIQAGIEQASLVVAATDDDNANLMISQMAKEIFNVEEVVSRLYDVDKQILYRDLNIKMIRPTRLTMDEFDKLVMKREGGKF, from the coding sequence ATGAGATTAAAGAAAAAGAATTATATTGTTATTGTGGGGTGTAGCCAGTTCGGTGCAACGATTGCCTCTACCTTTTCACAACAAGGCTGTGATGTTGTGGTGATTGATCAAAATGACATGGCGTTTCGAAAACTAGAGTATGGATTTAGTGGCTATAAAGTGATAAAAGATGGGACAGATGTTGAAGTTTTAATTCAGGCTGGCATTGAACAAGCTTCCCTAGTCGTAGCGGCGACAGATGATGATAATGCTAATCTGATGATTTCCCAAATGGCTAAAGAGATTTTTAATGTCGAGGAGGTTGTTTCTCGATTATATGATGTCGATAAACAAATTTTATATCGCGATTTAAATATCAAAATGATTCGTCCAACCCGATTGACGATGGATGAGTTTGATAAACTAGTGATGAAACGCGAGGGAGGAAAATTCTAA
- a CDS encoding potassium channel family protein has protein sequence MKVLIVGGRGKADFLMNSLLDKKNSVTLIHDDEEYCRQLARKYDTTIICGDGTKRYILEEAEIENQDIVIALTPKDCANFVICQLAKKVYGIKRAFATVNNPKNVDVFKKLGIDSAISATYVVSNMIEQLATINDLSHLTVMESGHIHLMELLVKEQDPIVNQQIKDIDISEEMIISCIIRSNQALIPKGDTFILSGDKLIILSTSTQPQSFIGQLVGDSYETR, from the coding sequence ATGAAGGTTTTAATTGTTGGAGGACGTGGGAAAGCCGATTTTTTAATGAACTCATTACTTGATAAAAAAAATAGCGTGACGTTAATACACGATGATGAGGAATATTGTAGACAATTAGCCCGTAAATATGACACGACGATCATTTGCGGGGACGGAACAAAACGTTATATATTAGAAGAAGCTGAGATTGAAAATCAAGATATCGTAATTGCATTAACACCGAAAGATTGTGCGAATTTCGTCATTTGTCAATTAGCGAAGAAAGTTTATGGGATAAAGAGAGCTTTTGCGACTGTCAATAATCCTAAAAATGTTGACGTGTTTAAAAAATTAGGGATTGATTCGGCGATTAGTGCGACTTACGTAGTGTCAAATATGATTGAACAACTTGCGACGATTAATGATTTATCTCATTTAACGGTGATGGAATCGGGCCATATTCATTTAATGGAGTTGCTTGTGAAGGAGCAAGATCCGATCGTAAATCAACAGATTAAAGACATTGATATTTCTGAAGAAATGATTATTAGTTGCATCATTCGAAGTAATCAGGCCCTAATTCCAAAAGGAGATACATTTATTTTATCGGGTGATAAACTTATCATTTTATCAACCAGCACGCAACCTCAATCATTTATCGGACAGTTAGTAGGTGATTCCTATGAAACGCGTTAA
- a CDS encoding TrkH family potassium uptake protein, whose product MKRVKQKYLIMAYLSRFMMIIGLILFIPLLVLPFYPQEVIYCKDFIIPALIAILLGGGLTKVLPFERSQRLSVGDDAVIVVGAWILAIVFSAMPFVFSHQLNVTQAIFESVSGWTTTGLSVVNTEQTAHIFLIHRSVTQFFGGVGIVLVLLSALSSTFGLQLYQSEGHNDYLLPNLIKSSRLILGIYFGYIMIGVLLYTLFGMPLFDAINHSIGALSTGGFSVKTLSIEAYDSVAIEVITIVLMLLGTTNFAAHLLLLRGRLKSFFKLGEIKFMALLIGIGVALLTVSLAGTVLGSLGDSFRVAIFQVISALSTTGYATTSYTTFTSSALFIMIVLMIIGGGAGSTSGGIKLYRFLLLVKQSIWNVYLQFKPEHLIKEPFVLKPEGKVYLTNDDFKEASNYAFIYMVLLGIGTFIFLVMGYPLQESLFEFASSLGTVGLSIGITAPDLHPLLLWTEIVGMLFGRLEIWVIFISLIKICTRRKRGRN is encoded by the coding sequence ATGAAACGCGTTAAACAAAAATATTTAATCATGGCCTATTTATCACGCTTTATGATGATTATTGGCCTCATTTTATTCATTCCTTTATTGGTGCTCCCTTTTTATCCGCAAGAGGTGATTTATTGCAAGGATTTCATTATTCCTGCCCTTATCGCTATCTTATTAGGAGGGGGATTAACGAAGGTACTTCCTTTTGAGCGGTCACAACGACTCTCGGTGGGGGATGATGCGGTGATTGTGGTAGGGGCTTGGATCCTTGCGATTGTATTTTCGGCCATGCCATTTGTTTTCTCTCATCAATTAAATGTAACACAAGCCATTTTTGAATCGGTAAGTGGTTGGACGACGACGGGATTATCGGTTGTTAATACGGAACAAACGGCGCACATTTTTTTAATTCATCGAAGTGTTACTCAATTTTTTGGAGGGGTAGGAATCGTTCTAGTGTTATTGTCGGCCCTTTCAAGTACATTTGGATTGCAACTTTATCAATCAGAGGGGCATAATGACTATTTGCTTCCTAACTTGATTAAATCTTCACGCCTTATTTTAGGAATTTATTTTGGCTATATTATGATTGGCGTGCTACTCTACACCTTATTTGGGATGCCGTTATTTGACGCGATTAACCATTCAATTGGTGCCCTTTCTACAGGTGGTTTCTCCGTTAAAACATTAAGCATTGAGGCTTATGATTCTGTGGCAATCGAGGTGATTACCATTGTTCTGATGTTATTAGGAACAACGAATTTTGCTGCCCATCTTCTGCTGCTTAGGGGAAGATTAAAATCGTTTTTTAAACTAGGTGAAATTAAGTTTATGGCTCTTTTGATTGGAATTGGGGTGGCACTTTTGACCGTTTCATTAGCCGGAACGGTATTGGGGTCATTAGGTGACTCGTTCCGAGTGGCTATTTTCCAAGTTATTTCGGCGTTGTCTACAACGGGATATGCGACAACAAGTTATACAACGTTCACTTCATCCGCACTGTTTATCATGATTGTTTTGATGATTATCGGGGGAGGGGCCGGTTCAACATCAGGTGGGATTAAGCTCTATCGTTTCCTTCTATTAGTCAAACAGAGTATTTGGAACGTGTATCTTCAATTTAAACCTGAACATTTGATTAAGGAACCATTTGTATTAAAGCCCGAGGGAAAAGTTTATTTAACGAATGATGACTTTAAAGAGGCTTCAAATTATGCTTTTATTTATATGGTCTTGCTGGGGATTGGGACGTTTATATTTTTAGTGATGGGTTATCCTCTTCAGGAGTCGCTATTTGAGTTTGCGTCGTCATTAGGAACGGTCGGTCTTTCGATTGGAATAACTGCTCCTGATCTTCATCCACTTTTATTGTGGACGGAAATAGTGGGGATGCTGTTTGGGCGCTTAGAAATTTGGGTTATCTTTATTTCACTGATTAAAATTTGTACGAGACGTAAAAGAGGTCGCAACTAA
- the nagA gene encoding N-acetylglucosamine-6-phosphate deacetylase, protein MKAIKNGKIIMPQGILENQVLVFDEVIRSIQVEVPEDCEVIDARGMYVSPGLIDVHVHGSCGADTMDQSVEAIETISQGIAQNGVTAFLPTTMTMSQEDIYGALSVIRECMRRSLVGAKVLGAHMEGPFINELYKGAQSSQYIVKPNFLFIEPYTDVIKLVSYAPELDESYAFTKAVKERTEITLSIGHTNATYQQAKEAFACGCSHVTHLFNAMTPLNHREPGVVGAALSSDVFTELIADTIHIHKDLFPFVLANKGKEKIVLITDSMRAGCMKDGTYDLGGQAVFVKDGAARLASGNLAGSVLTLNQAVYNFYKYTDVTLWEAIHMASLNPATSIGIHHQKGSLDVSKDADIVIFDEELNCYLAFVEGREVVNKF, encoded by the coding sequence ATGAAGGCAATTAAGAATGGGAAAATCATAATGCCCCAAGGTATTCTTGAAAATCAGGTGCTTGTATTTGACGAAGTGATTAGATCGATTCAAGTAGAGGTTCCCGAAGATTGTGAAGTCATCGATGCCCGTGGCATGTATGTGTCTCCAGGATTAATTGATGTACACGTGCATGGAAGTTGTGGTGCTGATACGATGGATCAATCGGTTGAGGCCATCGAGACCATTAGTCAAGGAATTGCTCAAAATGGGGTGACGGCTTTCTTACCGACAACGATGACCATGAGCCAAGAAGATATTTATGGAGCTTTAAGCGTCATTCGGGAATGTATGAGACGGTCATTAGTTGGGGCTAAAGTTTTGGGTGCCCATATGGAGGGACCGTTCATTAATGAGTTGTATAAGGGGGCGCAGTCGAGTCAATATATTGTAAAACCAAATTTTTTATTTATAGAACCATATACCGATGTTATTAAATTGGTTTCCTATGCACCAGAGTTGGATGAAAGTTACGCGTTTACCAAAGCGGTGAAGGAAAGAACAGAGATAACCTTATCTATTGGCCATACGAATGCCACCTATCAACAAGCTAAAGAGGCCTTTGCCTGCGGATGTAGTCATGTCACGCACTTATTTAATGCAATGACGCCACTTAATCATCGGGAGCCTGGCGTGGTTGGGGCTGCATTAAGTAGTGATGTTTTTACAGAATTAATTGCGGATACGATTCATATTCATAAAGATTTATTCCCGTTTGTGTTGGCGAATAAGGGAAAAGAGAAAATTGTGTTGATCACAGATAGTATGCGCGCCGGATGTATGAAAGATGGAACGTACGATTTAGGTGGGCAAGCCGTGTTTGTTAAAGACGGAGCCGCCCGACTTGCTAGTGGAAATTTAGCTGGAAGTGTGTTGACCTTAAATCAGGCCGTCTATAATTTTTATAAGTATACAGACGTCACGTTGTGGGAGGCGATTCATATGGCTTCTTTAAATCCAGCGACATCCATCGGTATCCATCATCAAAAGGGAAGTCTGGATGTATCAAAAGATGCAGACATTGTTATTTTTGATGAGGAACTCAATTGTTATTTAGCGTTCGTTGAAGGACGCGAAGTAGTTAATAAATTTTGA
- a CDS encoding ISL3 family transposase: MSFIFCDASNGKLIDIVEDRRLSTLRTYFMRFSKAAREGVTHVVIDMYAPYMTLIKEVFPKAKIVLDKFHIVQLVSRALNKTRIRFMNQNKEFYNKFKHYWRLLLKAQEDLNATHYFYSNCFKKMISQQEIIDFLLALDPELKETYDFYQTVQQAIKLRNLEIFHHAIQHPSDLLSHEMKTALKTLTHYQDYVKNTIETPYTNGVLEGINNNIKVIKRIAFGYRSFYHFKARILIIHKYTFEQKKKRNQTI; the protein is encoded by the coding sequence ATGTCCTTCATTTTTTGTGATGCGTCCAATGGAAAGCTAATTGATATCGTTGAAGACCGTCGCTTAAGTACACTAAGGACTTATTTTATGCGATTTTCTAAAGCAGCTCGTGAAGGTGTAACCCACGTCGTCATTGACATGTACGCCCCTTATATGACACTCATTAAAGAGGTATTCCCTAAGGCTAAGATTGTTTTAGATAAATTTCATATCGTTCAACTAGTCTCTCGTGCTCTTAATAAAACACGCATTCGTTTCATGAATCAAAATAAAGAGTTTTATAATAAATTCAAACATTATTGGCGACTTCTCTTAAAAGCCCAAGAAGATCTTAATGCCACTCATTACTTCTATTCCAACTGCTTCAAAAAGATGATCTCTCAACAAGAAATTATTGACTTTTTATTAGCCCTAGACCCTGAACTAAAGGAGACTTATGATTTCTACCAAACTGTCCAACAGGCTATTAAACTTCGTAACCTTGAAATATTTCATCATGCCATTCAACACCCCTCTGACCTGCTTTCACACGAAATGAAAACAGCTTTAAAAACACTCACTCATTATCAAGATTATGTCAAAAATACTATCGAAACTCCTTATACAAATGGAGTACTTGAAGGAATTAACAACAATATCAAAGTCATTAAGCGAATCGCTTTTGGATACCGTAGTTTCTACCATTTCAAAGCAAGAATTTTGATTATTCATAAATACACTTTTGAACAAAAAAAGAAGAGGAATCAAACCATCTAA
- a CDS encoding MFS transporter has translation MDQTVKASNGKRYFIVFICMLIQALPYCISQNLQSQMQTPVSESGVVTEVGFTLLYLSGTIPALFNPFFAKFYDKFKIKYIYVAGLIIGGLAFASYGLAQNAIMFNASAFCTQIGTILFTGLSLPVMMGHWFPGEGRGTALGIALAGGSIGNVFLQPITVNLLANVGWRGTYIILGLAMIAIGVPLALLFIRYPKQGELPEEKVSTETSAKPVRQKFDGLSDKETSKTSAFWTFWCGCALICFAVVAVSTQAIPVLAKKGFEASQLGVAGSIFGVSCLIGNVAGGKLFDKLGSFVPMVLSGIANVLALIIMAFMPTGSFVGFLVPILSGLTVFTITSAPAFMPSDVFGQRDGTMKLAKVGMSFALGSSISALLFTTLSNKIGLTSACMLFIAVGVVGYILNLMGQIQAKKLLQK, from the coding sequence ATGGATCAGACTGTAAAAGCTAGCAATGGTAAAAGATATTTTATCGTGTTCATTTGTATGTTAATCCAAGCATTACCATACTGTATTTCTCAAAACTTACAAAGTCAAATGCAAACACCGGTTTCTGAATCAGGGGTCGTAACTGAAGTTGGATTTACTTTATTGTATTTATCAGGAACAATCCCTGCTTTATTTAACCCATTCTTCGCTAAATTTTATGATAAATTCAAAATTAAATATATTTATGTTGCCGGGTTAATTATTGGTGGTTTAGCCTTCGCGTCATACGGTTTAGCACAAAATGCAATTATGTTTAACGCGAGTGCTTTCTGTACACAAATCGGTACAATTTTATTCACAGGATTATCATTACCAGTTATGATGGGACACTGGTTCCCAGGTGAAGGACGCGGGACTGCATTAGGAATCGCCTTAGCAGGTGGATCAATTGGTAACGTCTTCTTACAACCTATTACCGTTAATTTATTAGCGAACGTTGGATGGCGTGGAACATACATCATCTTAGGTTTAGCGATGATTGCAATTGGTGTGCCATTAGCCTTATTATTTATTAGATATCCAAAACAAGGTGAGCTTCCTGAAGAAAAAGTTTCAACTGAAACATCAGCAAAACCTGTACGTCAAAAATTTGATGGATTATCAGATAAAGAAACAAGTAAAACATCTGCTTTCTGGACATTCTGGTGTGGTTGTGCATTAATCTGTTTCGCCGTTGTAGCTGTATCAACACAGGCTATTCCAGTTTTAGCTAAAAAAGGATTTGAAGCAAGTCAATTAGGTGTTGCTGGTTCAATCTTTGGTGTTTCATGTTTAATCGGTAACGTTGCCGGTGGTAAATTATTCGATAAATTAGGATCATTCGTTCCAATGGTTTTATCAGGAATCGCTAACGTATTAGCTTTAATTATCATGGCCTTTATGCCAACCGGAAGCTTTGTTGGATTCCTTGTTCCTATCTTATCTGGATTAACTGTCTTTACAATCACATCAGCACCAGCCTTTATGCCGTCAGATGTTTTTGGACAACGTGATGGAACAATGAAGTTAGCAAAAGTCGGTATGTCATTCGCCTTAGGTAGTTCGATTTCAGCCTTATTATTTACAACCCTTTCAAATAAAATTGGATTAACTTCTGCTTGTATGTTATTCATTGCCGTTGGGGTAGTCGGTTACATCTTAAACTTAATGGGGCAAATCCAAGCTAAAAAATTATTACAAAAATAA
- the bsh gene encoding choloylglycine hydrolase, with product MCTALSLTAKDGSHLFGRNMDIEYSFNQSVLLTPRHFGYKNRATGEVEQTKYAIIGMGTLIDEHPSYADVCNEKGLAAAGLNFPKYAHWDDKSVEGKTNIAPYDLLLWVAANFETVKEVKEALKNVVLVGVPLNEQVPISPLHWMICDKTGESIVVEKTVNGLKVMDNKVGVLTNAPTFDWHLTNLTQYMGLTATQPQDTACGEQNLKPLGQGLGAFGLPGDYSSPSRFVKAAFLRNHIDYADVNYSGMSEFFHILNGVAMVRGSVVTPQHLNDITLYTSCIDQEKGIYYYKTYTNHSISAINMHHEDLDAKEVKLFTFNDEFTVTQQN from the coding sequence ATGTGTACTGCACTATCACTAACAGCTAAAGACGGTTCTCATTTATTTGGTCGCAACATGGATATTGAGTATTCGTTCAATCAATCCGTTCTCTTAACTCCAAGACATTTTGGTTATAAAAATCGTGCAACTGGAGAAGTAGAACAAACGAAATATGCGATTATCGGAATGGGAACACTAATTGATGAACATCCTTCTTATGCAGATGTTTGTAATGAGAAGGGATTAGCTGCAGCGGGATTAAATTTTCCGAAATACGCACACTGGGACGACAAATCCGTAGAGGGTAAAACAAATATTGCACCTTATGATTTACTCTTATGGGTTGCCGCTAATTTTGAAACGGTTAAAGAGGTAAAAGAAGCTTTAAAAAATGTTGTACTAGTTGGGGTTCCATTAAATGAACAAGTACCGATTTCTCCACTCCATTGGATGATCTGTGATAAAACAGGTGAAAGTATTGTCGTTGAAAAAACCGTAAATGGATTAAAAGTGATGGATAATAAGGTCGGTGTTTTGACGAATGCGCCAACATTTGATTGGCACCTTACAAATTTAACACAGTATATGGGACTTACTGCTACCCAACCTCAAGATACCGCATGTGGTGAACAGAATCTAAAACCATTAGGTCAAGGGCTTGGTGCCTTTGGATTACCTGGTGACTACTCTTCACCTTCACGCTTCGTAAAAGCTGCCTTCTTACGTAATCATATTGATTATGCAGATGTCAATTATTCTGGAATGAGCGAGTTTTTCCATATTTTAAACGGGGTCGCCATGGTACGCGGATCGGTTGTAACGCCTCAGCATTTAAATGACATCACTTTGTATACGTCATGTATCGATCAAGAAAAAGGAATCTACTATTATAAAACTTATACGAACCATAGTATTTCCGCGATCAATATGCATCACGAAGATTTAGATGCCAAAGAAGTGAAGTTGTTTACATTTAATGACGAGTTTACTGTTACGCAACAAAATTAA